The following are encoded in a window of Solidesulfovibrio magneticus RS-1 genomic DNA:
- a CDS encoding glycosyltransferase family 39 protein has protein sequence MSSKNRFSIVCITFVALALRVYHLDNSSLWWDEIIAINSSGFPAESILQWTLFHEVHPPLFYFLLKGASLFGNSEIAFRSISVFAGIVGVVLMFFLVRRMFGVRMALLAAVALSVFPYHILLSRTPRPYALMVDFEIICMLFIVNYIKSDKVFWLVLLSFVNGIMCFIHYQGFFIVGAQGVFLVVYLFMQRRMSWKVLAWFILSSALFLIPSLFYIVKMLLAKDPMVIQATFRWFLEKFCSNMYVFFMEQWALIIVAACLCIFGCLMSMKIDNTLSLLLLTFVVVPVLMMISVRYGPFFNAWHLFFIIPILCIFASVGFSYLLRDFSPEFIASSLAILVVFVYSDKMYGKNVELGPNIIPMSYRKVATSLGEYGLNNKIVVVLNSAPKVALNWYFRNAMKDCCGEIGKLTASDSAAVINVVSTYDSRERNSPIIKTALAQHPVLITDTISSYEVSLPRHPYVTVQGSPYFLDVHASDGSIFQYAYSSEGLTLDATSEGRAVPVSFDVKGVQEYIVVPGKGVRFDSIVFAFDYVNQMPGGIIKVYIAENDGPFVPLKTSVGPDVDSGFACKFISNIPFEKLRFKIVIEPVAKPLTYYGPDVSVIGLHNIHFSAWENDKLGCQEKYISLLPVSKIGGSTISQEVIALDNVKKTMENGLEVFSPLDSAKAGVIRIAMPNPGRDIGFFPRSSTPQNHINIIQNGSTIANFYGGGSGWSPIGGKVSFIPLPENSKNILLDIVLHGADAQVWAAEGMFFY, from the coding sequence ATGAGCTCAAAGAATAGATTTTCGATAGTGTGTATTACATTTGTTGCGCTGGCATTGCGTGTGTATCATTTGGACAACTCGTCGCTGTGGTGGGATGAAATAATTGCAATAAATAGTTCTGGGTTCCCTGCTGAGTCTATATTGCAATGGACATTGTTTCATGAGGTCCATCCGCCGCTTTTTTATTTTTTATTAAAGGGCGCGTCGCTTTTCGGAAATTCAGAAATTGCATTTCGTAGTATTTCGGTCTTCGCAGGAATTGTTGGTGTTGTTTTGATGTTTTTTTTGGTCCGCCGTATGTTTGGCGTACGGATGGCTTTGTTGGCTGCTGTTGCCTTGTCTGTTTTTCCATATCATATATTATTATCAAGAACTCCTCGTCCATACGCATTGATGGTTGATTTTGAGATAATTTGCATGCTTTTTATTGTAAACTATATAAAAAGTGACAAAGTATTTTGGTTGGTTTTATTATCATTTGTAAATGGAATAATGTGCTTTATTCATTATCAGGGGTTTTTTATTGTAGGTGCGCAAGGTGTTTTTCTAGTGGTTTATCTGTTTATGCAGAGGAGGATGTCCTGGAAAGTTTTGGCGTGGTTCATTCTGTCGAGTGCACTATTCCTCATTCCGTCACTATTTTATATTGTAAAAATGCTTTTAGCAAAAGATCCGATGGTTATCCAGGCGACGTTTCGATGGTTTTTGGAAAAGTTTTGTAGCAATATGTATGTTTTTTTCATGGAACAGTGGGCTCTTATTATTGTTGCTGCATGTCTTTGTATATTTGGCTGTCTTATGTCGATGAAGATCGACAACACCCTATCGCTGTTGTTGTTGACGTTTGTGGTGGTGCCGGTGCTTATGATGATTTCTGTAAGGTACGGCCCTTTTTTTAATGCATGGCATTTGTTTTTCATAATTCCTATACTGTGCATCTTTGCTTCTGTAGGGTTTTCTTATTTGTTGCGTGACTTTAGTCCGGAATTTATTGCTTCTTCTTTGGCGATTTTGGTTGTTTTCGTATATAGTGACAAAATGTATGGCAAAAACGTCGAATTGGGTCCAAATATTATACCTATGTCATACAGAAAAGTAGCCACGTCTCTTGGAGAATACGGATTAAATAATAAGATTGTTGTTGTCCTTAATTCTGCGCCAAAAGTGGCGTTGAACTGGTACTTTCGAAATGCAATGAAAGATTGTTGCGGCGAGATTGGCAAGTTGACTGCTTCGGATTCTGCGGCAGTTATTAATGTAGTGTCTACATATGACTCTAGAGAAAGAAACTCGCCCATAATAAAAACAGCATTGGCTCAGCATCCTGTACTGATTACTGACACTATATCTTCTTATGAAGTGTCATTGCCTCGTCATCCATATGTAACTGTTCAGGGTTCCCCATATTTTCTAGATGTGCATGCTTCAGACGGGTCCATTTTTCAGTATGCTTATTCTTCTGAAGGCCTGACATTGGATGCTACCAGCGAGGGGAGGGCTGTACCAGTCTCTTTTGATGTCAAAGGTGTCCAGGAATATATTGTTGTTCCTGGCAAAGGTGTCCGTTTTGATTCAATAGTTTTTGCTTTTGATTATGTCAACCAGATGCCTGGTGGCATAATCAAGGTGTACATCGCAGAGAATGATGGCCCCTTTGTCCCGCTGAAAACTAGTGTCGGTCCTGATGTCGATAGTGGTTTTGCCTGCAAATTCATTTCGAATATTCCATTTGAAAAGCTGAGATTTAAAATTGTTATTGAACCTGTAGCCAAGCCATTAACATATTATGGCCCAGATGTATCCGTAATTGGTTTGCATAATATTCATTTTTCAGCATGGGAAAATGATAAATTAGGATGCCAAGAAAAGTATATCAGCCTGCTTCCTGTTTCGAAGATTGGCGGATCTACGATTAGTCAAGAGGTTATTGCCTTAGATAATGTAAAAAAGACTATGGAAAATGGTTTGGAAGTTTTTTCACCGCTCGACAGTGCAAAGGCGGGGGTTATTCGAATTGCCATGCCCAACCCAGGTCGGGATATTGGTTTTTTCCCACGGTCGTCAACCCCACAAAATCATATCAATATTATTCAAAATGGATCTACAATAGCTAATTTCTACGGAGGAGGCAGTGGCTGGTCTCCCATTGGGGGAAAAGTCTCTTTTATTCCGCTTCCAGAAAATTCAAAGAATATACTTTTGGACATTGTATTGCATGGGGCTGATGCGCAGGTTTGGGCAGCAGAGGGTATGTTCTTTTATTAA
- a CDS encoding IS630 family transposase, with the protein MDSGDARKLTPSAQDAIRRKAVKAVVEGGMSQTMAAEVFRASRTSVCLWVKAYRLGGEEGLTSKPKGRPKGGKLTSKQMESIKKSVLGKNPEQLRLPGLLWTRDLVGFLTERRFGIRLSRWTVSRYLKDWGLTPQKPAKRALEQNSAQVKHWLEHKYIAIQQQAKAEKAKIWWGDETGLRSDHQAGTTWSQKGVTPVVKCCGKRFGYNAITTITNQGDLSFMVFDGRFTVKIFLEFLTRMVKQLEGRKVFLIVERHSVHKAKKVQEWLAEHEDKIRLFFLPPYSPELNPDDLANQDIKRNIFVMERPKTSQS; encoded by the coding sequence ATGGATTCCGGTGACGCAAGAAAACTGACTCCTTCGGCCCAGGACGCCATTCGGCGCAAAGCCGTGAAGGCTGTCGTCGAGGGAGGAATGAGCCAGACCATGGCCGCAGAGGTATTTAGAGCATCGCGTACCTCAGTGTGTCTGTGGGTCAAGGCCTACCGGCTTGGCGGCGAAGAGGGCCTTACAAGCAAGCCCAAGGGGCGACCAAAGGGTGGGAAACTCACATCAAAACAGATGGAGTCCATAAAAAAGTCCGTCCTGGGCAAGAATCCCGAGCAATTGCGCCTCCCAGGCTTGCTTTGGACCCGTGATCTGGTTGGATTTCTTACTGAGCGGCGTTTCGGAATCCGTTTGTCTCGTTGGACCGTGAGCCGGTACCTCAAGGATTGGGGACTGACACCTCAAAAACCGGCAAAACGCGCTCTGGAGCAGAATTCTGCCCAGGTAAAGCACTGGCTTGAGCACAAATACATCGCCATCCAGCAGCAGGCCAAGGCCGAAAAGGCCAAAATCTGGTGGGGCGACGAAACCGGACTCCGCTCGGATCATCAAGCAGGAACCACCTGGAGTCAAAAGGGTGTGACGCCAGTCGTCAAATGCTGCGGCAAACGCTTTGGATACAACGCGATCACCACCATCACCAACCAAGGAGACCTCAGTTTCATGGTGTTCGATGGTCGATTCACCGTGAAGATTTTCTTGGAATTCCTGACTCGGATGGTGAAGCAGCTGGAAGGGCGAAAAGTGTTCCTGATTGTGGAGCGGCATTCGGTTCACAAAGCAAAGAAGGTCCAAGAGTGGCTGGCCGAACATGAGGACAAAATCAGGCTGTTCTTTCTGCCGCCCTACAGCCCGGAATTGAATCCTGACGATCTTGCGAATCAGGACATCAAGCGCAATATTTTCGTGATGGAAAGGCCAAAGACAAGCCAGAGCTAA
- a CDS encoding zinc finger domain-containing protein encodes MRCGQCGRLLAKGTGTIEIKCPRCRTINHVRAASPITEGHGASPRERANGQTVSSAGPVRPWPEARASPMNAAAGWGWSTKPATSCTAAVT; translated from the coding sequence ATACGTTGCGGACAATGCGGACGTTTACTGGCCAAAGGCACCGGGACCATCGAAATCAAATGCCCCCGCTGCCGCACCATCAACCACGTGAGGGCCGCGAGCCCCATCACAGAAGGCCATGGAGCCTCCCCCAGGGAGCGCGCCAATGGCCAGACCGTATCATCCGCCGGGCCTGTCCGACCGTGGCCTGAGGCCAGAGCTTCGCCGATGAACGCTGCGGCGGGTTGGGGGTGGTCTACCAAGCCAGCAACTTCTTGTACTGCGGCAGTCACCTGA
- a CDS encoding sigma-54-dependent transcriptional regulator: MERNKPKPVSPRYPVLLVDNEEAWLRSFQNALRASGVDNVMTLSDSRLVLETLGRQQYCAVAVDLMMPHIAGEELIPLILAEHPELPVLVISGLNQIKTAINCIRLGAFDFIVKTESRNTLIAGIKHAIEIFELRRENSTLRQRLFQEELDCPEHFAAIVTADKTMRAVFHYVEAVAETSWPVLLIGESGAGKELIAQAMHRASRRTGKFVAVNMAGLDDNIVADTLFGHTKGAFTGASQVRAGLVETARGGTLFLDEIGDLSPQSQKKLLRLLQEAEYAPLGSDVSRKSTARIIAATHQDLNALQEQGLFRRDLYFRLRGHMVTLPPLRERIGDLPLLIDYFAAQAAREMGVVLRPDVPGIAALLGRYAFPGNVRELCHLVHDAARLADGEELGPKQFRLVLPFDPAAGQGLPGPTSDTGLLGFGPRLPTLNQARTLLFEEALRRAGGNQSVAAQLLGVSRQAVSKYRQSLQDHEEERPRPASKT, from the coding sequence ATGGAGCGTAACAAGCCAAAACCGGTTTCGCCCCGCTATCCGGTGTTGCTCGTGGACAACGAAGAGGCGTGGCTGCGCAGCTTTCAAAACGCCCTGCGCGCCTCGGGCGTGGACAACGTCATGACGCTCTCCGACAGCCGGTTGGTGCTCGAAACCCTCGGGCGGCAGCAATACTGCGCCGTGGCCGTGGACCTCATGATGCCCCATATCGCCGGCGAGGAACTCATCCCGCTTATTTTGGCCGAGCATCCGGAATTGCCGGTGCTTGTCATCTCCGGGCTCAATCAGATCAAGACCGCCATCAACTGCATCCGCCTTGGGGCCTTTGATTTCATCGTCAAGACCGAATCGCGCAACACCTTGATCGCCGGCATCAAGCACGCCATCGAGATCTTCGAGTTGCGCCGGGAAAACTCCACCCTGCGCCAGCGCCTGTTCCAGGAGGAGCTGGACTGTCCGGAACATTTCGCGGCCATCGTCACCGCCGACAAAACCATGCGGGCGGTGTTCCACTATGTCGAGGCCGTAGCGGAGACGTCCTGGCCGGTGCTGCTGATCGGGGAAAGCGGCGCCGGCAAGGAGCTGATCGCCCAGGCCATGCACCGGGCCAGCCGGCGGACGGGGAAATTCGTGGCCGTCAACATGGCCGGGCTGGATGATAATATCGTGGCCGACACCCTTTTTGGCCACACCAAGGGAGCCTTTACCGGGGCGTCCCAGGTTCGGGCGGGGCTGGTCGAGACGGCCCGGGGCGGCACGCTGTTCCTGGATGAAATCGGCGATTTGAGCCCGCAGTCCCAAAAAAAGCTGCTGCGCCTGCTCCAGGAGGCGGAATACGCGCCCCTTGGTTCGGATGTTTCGCGCAAGTCCACGGCCCGCATCATCGCCGCGACGCACCAGGATCTCAACGCCCTGCAGGAACAGGGGCTTTTCCGGCGCGACCTGTATTTCCGGCTGCGCGGCCACATGGTGACCCTGCCGCCGCTGCGGGAGCGGATCGGCGATCTGCCGCTGCTCATCGACTATTTCGCGGCCCAGGCGGCCCGGGAGATGGGGGTTGTGCTGCGTCCGGACGTCCCGGGCATCGCGGCCCTGCTGGGCCGGTATGCCTTCCCGGGCAATGTCCGCGAATTGTGCCATCTCGTGCACGACGCGGCCCGTCTGGCCGACGGCGAAGAGCTTGGACCAAAACAGTTCCGCCTGGTCCTACCCTTCGACCCTGCGGCCGGGCAGGGCCTCCCCGGCCCAACGTCGGACACGGGACTTCTGGGCTTTGGTCCCAGGCTGCCCACGCTTAATCAAGCGCGTACACTGTTGTTTGAAGAAGCGTTGCGCCGGGCGGGCGGCAACCAGTCCGTTGCCGCCCAACTCCTTGGCGTATCGCGCCAGGCGGTCAGCAAATACCGGCAATCGCTCCAGGATCACGAAGAAGAACGACCCCGGCCTGCATCGAAAACGTGA
- a CDS encoding PocR ligand-binding domain-containing protein, producing MEPREHGPAQQRPARGTLLRELESLRARIRELETGYGLCLLRDPTRPGFRWPAEAPADSQLAFRDIFNLEAIQEIQDAFAAATNVASIITEVDGRPITRPSRFCRLCREVVRRTPTGLANCIRSDAAFGSNDPLEPIMRPCLSSGLWDGGTSIYVGERHVANWVVGQVRIECGDDDRMRAYAAEIGADEEQYRTALAEVPVMTREQFLNVCQALCLIAYQISTLAENNYLQAQAIERLRQAELALRESEERFRQLSGATFEGIFIHQGGRILDVNKAGCAMFGRTRQALLGRDVESLVSLADRPLATACPDADDGDACLAKFLGPGGEERVCEIRERDMAYQGRAARVLAVRDITEQVLADQVAKEKQQQLIQADKMVSLGVLVAGMAHEINNPNSVITLNLPLLQEVWEDVAPILDAYYRDNGDFLAGGLEYSELRDQMPDLLARMFEGAARIRGIVGSLKNFSRHSPEDFKWDIDINAVVRSSLELVGNLVAKSTRRFTVSLAEGLPPVTANPQKLSQVVINLVVNACEALSEPSQAIGVKTFYDAAADCLVVRVTDGGIGISPDVLSKIMDPFFTTKRETGGTGLGLSVSATIVEEHGGRLTFASDPGVMTTVELRLPACAAGLAKTTDRPAPNGSGRSIPAPAGSRGQGDRDGA from the coding sequence ATGGAGCCACGGGAGCATGGGCCGGCGCAGCAGCGCCCGGCCAGGGGGACGCTGCTGCGGGAACTCGAAAGCCTGCGCGCCCGCATTCGCGAACTGGAAACAGGCTATGGCCTGTGCCTCCTGCGCGATCCGACGCGGCCGGGATTTCGCTGGCCGGCCGAAGCACCGGCCGACAGCCAGCTGGCCTTCCGCGACATTTTCAATCTTGAGGCCATCCAGGAAATCCAGGACGCCTTTGCCGCCGCCACCAACGTCGCCTCCATCATCACCGAGGTCGACGGCCGCCCCATCACCCGCCCGAGCCGTTTCTGCCGCCTGTGCCGGGAAGTGGTGCGCCGCACCCCGACCGGCCTTGCCAACTGCATCCGTTCCGACGCGGCCTTCGGGTCCAACGATCCTCTGGAGCCGATCATGCGTCCGTGCCTGAGCAGCGGCCTGTGGGACGGCGGCACGAGCATCTATGTGGGCGAGCGCCATGTGGCCAATTGGGTGGTGGGACAGGTGCGCATCGAATGCGGCGACGACGACCGGATGCGCGCCTATGCGGCCGAGATCGGGGCCGACGAAGAACAATACCGGACCGCCCTGGCCGAAGTCCCGGTCATGACCCGCGAGCAATTTCTCAATGTGTGCCAGGCGCTTTGCCTGATCGCCTACCAGATCTCGACCCTCGCGGAAAACAATTACCTGCAGGCCCAGGCCATCGAACGGCTGCGGCAGGCGGAACTGGCTTTGCGGGAAAGCGAAGAACGTTTCCGACAGCTTTCCGGGGCCACGTTCGAAGGCATCTTCATTCACCAGGGCGGCAGGATTCTGGACGTCAACAAGGCCGGCTGCGCCATGTTCGGCCGCACGCGCCAGGCCCTGCTGGGCCGCGACGTCGAAAGCCTGGTTTCCTTAGCCGACCGGCCCTTGGCGACGGCCTGTCCCGACGCCGACGACGGGGACGCCTGTCTGGCGAAATTCCTGGGGCCGGGGGGCGAGGAACGGGTCTGCGAAATCCGGGAACGCGACATGGCCTATCAGGGCCGCGCCGCCCGGGTGCTGGCCGTACGCGACATCACCGAGCAGGTGTTGGCCGATCAGGTGGCCAAGGAAAAACAGCAGCAGCTGATCCAGGCCGACAAAATGGTTTCCCTTGGGGTGCTCGTGGCCGGCATGGCCCACGAGATCAACAACCCCAACAGCGTGATCACGCTGAACCTGCCGCTGCTTCAGGAGGTCTGGGAAGACGTTGCGCCCATCCTGGACGCCTATTATCGGGACAACGGCGATTTTCTGGCCGGGGGCCTGGAGTATTCCGAACTGCGCGACCAGATGCCCGATCTCCTGGCCCGCATGTTTGAAGGAGCCGCCCGCATCCGCGGCATTGTCGGCAGTCTCAAGAATTTCTCGCGCCACTCGCCCGAGGATTTCAAATGGGACATCGACATCAATGCCGTCGTGCGCAGTTCCTTGGAACTTGTCGGCAATCTTGTGGCCAAGAGCACCCGCCGCTTCACCGTGTCCCTGGCCGAGGGCCTGCCGCCGGTGACCGCCAATCCGCAAAAGCTCTCCCAGGTCGTCATCAATCTCGTGGTCAACGCCTGCGAGGCCCTGTCCGAACCCAGTCAGGCCATTGGCGTGAAGACCTTTTATGATGCCGCCGCGGATTGCCTGGTCGTCCGGGTGACGGACGGGGGCATTGGCATATCGCCGGACGTGCTCTCCAAGATCATGGACCCGTTTTTCACCACCAAGCGGGAAACCGGCGGCACGGGGCTTGGGCTTTCCGTCTCGGCCACCATCGTCGAGGAACATGGCGGGCGTTTGACCTTTGCTTCCGATCCCGGCGTCATGACCACGGTGGAGCTGCGGCTGCCGGCCTGCGCGGCCGGCCTGGCCAAGACAACAGATCGGCCCGCCCCCAATGGGTCAGGCCGATCAATCCCGGCGCCAGCCGGTTCCAGGGGCCAGGGTGACAGGGATGGAGCGTAA
- a CDS encoding GlcG/HbpS family heme-binding protein, which produces MPVTLQAARRMIEAAKAKADTLGVPMVVAVVDAGGNLAALDRQDDALLVSIDLARDKAYSAVAVKADTATIGSLSQPGAELFGLGRACGGRIVTFGGGLPIVENGRVVGGIGVSGGSVAQDTACAEAGLAAY; this is translated from the coding sequence ATGCCCGTCACCCTCCAAGCCGCCCGCCGCATGATCGAGGCGGCCAAGGCCAAGGCCGACACCCTGGGCGTCCCCATGGTCGTGGCCGTGGTCGATGCCGGCGGCAACCTGGCCGCCCTGGACCGCCAGGACGACGCCCTGCTGGTCAGCATCGATCTGGCCCGGGACAAGGCCTATTCGGCCGTGGCCGTCAAGGCCGACACCGCCACCATCGGCAGCCTGTCCCAGCCCGGAGCCGAACTGTTCGGCCTTGGCCGGGCCTGCGGCGGACGTATCGTCACCTTTGGCGGCGGCCTGCCCATCGTGGAAAACGGCCGGGTCGTCGGTGGCATCGGCGTCAGCGGCGGCAGCGTGGCCCAGGACACGGCCTGCGCCGAAGCCGGCCTGGCCGCCTATTGA